Proteins encoded together in one Vigna angularis cultivar LongXiaoDou No.4 chromosome 5, ASM1680809v1, whole genome shotgun sequence window:
- the LOC108319561 gene encoding protein PAT1 homolog, with amino-acid sequence MDGFGVAAPSTDDHKPLRHTSKKGEVFDASQYAFFGKNAAEEVELGGLEDEDEYKAMLAVEFSEDDLFINKEEAEDIRSLSDIDDLTTTFLKLNKVVSGPRSPGVIGERGSRENSSASEWSQRDDIPHWFDQQSYDSEGQGSQDGNRWSSHPHSSLTQLYDSRPLYRTSSYPEQQRQLQHQLQHCSSEPVPNWFDQAFYDSENTEDGKRWSSQPHSSTAQLQESKTLYRTSSYPDKRPELTRFSSEPILAPKSSFTSYPPPGGRSQQSSPNHSTGHLNIPFHTGGAQVALPSQNRSHYFNSVLQLSGPKHESHFSGNVHPFTTGSPLNYRMQNPWVNQSGLYSGDHPNLLSNMLQQQLHHQSGSLSPHLLTQLQQHRHLHPIQKPGRYMSGFQSHLFNPQLSSGSSMVSKYDHMLGLADTREHRPKSTHKGKQSHRFLQQGSDASSQKNESGSLQFRSKYMTSDEIESILRMQQAVTHCNDPYHDDYYHQACLAKKDGAKLKHSFSPTQLKDVPARIRANLDSPGFVQVDTLGRVSFLANRQPHALFEVDPLNSSTSGSSERNISEKPLEQEPLFAARVAIEDGLYLLLDVEDIDRFLQCNQLQDGGTQLRRRRKVLMEGLASSLQLVDPLGKNGSKVGLGAKDDVVFLLLVSIPKGRKLLSKYLQLLGSGSELMRIVCMTIFRHLRFLFGSLPSEPEAALSTSNLAKVVCKCVRGMDLGALGACLAAVVCSTEQPPLRPLGSTAGDGASLILVSVLERATELLTDPHGACSYIANRSFWQASFDEFFGLLTMYCMNKYQSIMQSLLVQGTPNVSGIGSDAAKAISREMPVELLRVSLPHTNDNQRKLLLDFAQRSVPVVGINNYTGSSGGHVNSETVLS; translated from the exons atgGATGGCTTTGGTGTCGCTGCTCCCAGCACCGATGATCACAAACCATTGCGACACACTTCCAAAA AAGGTGAAGTATTTGATGCATCACAATATGCATTCTTTGGGAAAAATGCTGCCGAGGAAGTTGAGTTGGGGGGgttagaagatgaagatgaatatAAGGCCATGCTTGCTGTGGAATTCAGCGAGGATgatttatttatcaataaagaAGAG GCAGAGGATATAAGATCACTTTCTGATATTGATGATCTTACTACGACTTTTTTAAAG ttgaaCAAGGTTGTTAGTGGACCAAGAAGCCCAGGAGTTATTGGTGAACGGGGATCAAGAGAAA ATTCCTCTGCTTCTGAATGGTCACAAAGGGATGACATTCCACACTGGTTTGATCAGCAAAGCTATGACAGTGAAGGGCAAGGATCTCAGGATGGCAATAGATGGTCATCACACCCCCATTCTTCTCTAACTCAGTTATATGACTCAAGGCCCTTGTACAGAACATCTTCATATCCCGAGCAGCAGCGACAGCTGCAACACCAACTCCAACATTGCTCTAGTGAACCCGTTCCTAACTGGTTTGATCAGGCTTTTTATGATAGTGAAAATACTGAGGACGGAAAGCGGTGGTCATCACAGCCACATTCCTCCACTGCCCAATTACAAGAATCAAAAACCTTGTATAGAACATCTTCGTATCCTGACAAGCGGCCCGAGCTTACTCGGTTTTCTAGTGAACCTATTTTGGCACCAAAATCCTCATTTACATCGTATCCTCCACCTGGTGGTAGGTCCCAACAGTCTTCCCCAAATCACAGTACAGGTCATTTGAACATTCCTTTTCATACTGGTGGAGCTCAGGTGGCTTTACCGTCACAAAATCGTTCTCATTATTTCAATTCTGTGCTACAGTTGAGTGGACCAAAACATGAGTCACATTTCAGTGGAAATGTGCACCCATTTACTACTGGCTCACCTCTAAATTATCGAATGCAGAATCCCTGGGTCAACCAATCTGGGTTGTATTCTGGAGATCATCCAAACCTCCTCAGTAATATGTTGCAGCAACAATTACACCATCAGAGTGGATCATTATCACCTCATTTATTGACCCAATTGCAGCAGCATAGACATCTTCATCCCATTCAGAAACCAGGACGCTACATGTCAGGTTTCCAATCCCATTTATTTAACCCTCAGCTTTCTTCTGGATCATCCATGGTTAGCAAATATGATCATATGCTTGGTCTTGCTGATACCAGAGAACACAGGCCAAAATCAACTCATAAGGGTAAACAGAGTCATCGTTTTTTGCAACAAGGTTCTGATGCCAGTAGCCAGAAGAATGAAAGTGGTTCACTACAGTTTAGGTCAAAGTATATGACTAGTGATGAAATTGAGAGTATTCTTAGAATGCAGCAAGCTGTGACTCATTGCAACGACCCCTATCATGATGACTATTATCACCAAGCTTGTCTTGCTAAAAAAGATGGGGCTAAGTTGAAACATTCATTTAGCCCAACACAACTAAAGGATGTTCCTGCACGAATCCGTGCCAATCTGGACTCCCCTGGTTTTGTTCAGGTTGATACTTTAGGGAGGGTTTCATTCCTTGCTAATCGTCAACCTCATGCTCTTTTTGAAGTTGATCCATTAAACTCTTCCACTAGTGGTAGTTCTGAGCGAAATATTTCAGAGAAGCCCCTTGAACAGGAGCCTCTGTTTGCAGCCAGAGTCGCAATTGAGGATGGTCTTTATCTTCTTCTTGATGTAGAGGACATTGATCGTTTTTTACAGTGTAATCAACTACAAGATGGTGGGACTCAATTAAGACGAAGACGGAAGGTCCTTATGGAAGGACTAGCATCATCTCTCCAACTCGTTGATCCACTGGGAAAGAATGGAAGCAAAGTTGGGCTTGGTGCTAAGGATGATGTAGTTTTCTTACTGTTAGTGTCTATTCCCAAAGGGCGGAAACTCTTGTCAAAGTATCTTCAGCTACTTGGTTCTGGTAGTGAGCTTATGCGGATAGTCTGCATGACCATCTTTCGTCATTTGAGATTTTTATTTGGTAGTCTACCATCCGAACCTGAAGCTGCCTTGAGTACAAGTAACCTTGCTAAGGTTGTTTGTAAGTGTGTTCGGGGAATGGATCTTGGTGCCCTAGGTGCTTGTCTTGCAGCTGTAGTTTGTTCCACAGAGCAACCTCCTTTACGCCCCCTTGGAAGTACAGCTGGAGATGGTGCCTCCCTTATTTTAGTATCTGTTCTTGAGAGGGCCACTGAACTTCTTACTGATCCCCATGGTGCTTGCAGCTATATAGCTAATCGTTCATTTTGGCAGGCCTCATTTGATGAATTTTTTGGCCTTCTCACAATGTATTGCATGAATAAGTACCAGAGTATCATGCAATCACTGCTTGTACAAGGGACGCCAAATGTGTCAGGTATTGGATCAGATGCTGCTAAAGCAATTAGTAGGGAAATGCCTGTTGAACTCTTGCGTGTAAGTCTTCCTCACACCAATGATAATCAGAGAAAATTATTACTAGATTTTGCTCAGCGGTCTGTGCCTGTGGTTGGAATTAACAATTATACTGGGAGCAGTGGGGGTCATGTGAACTCAGAGACTGTGCTTAGTTGA